From Chryseobacterium gallinarum, one genomic window encodes:
- a CDS encoding translocation/assembly module TamB domain-containing protein, with translation MKLRINKRKLLRRIVITFISILVLLTLLILSLRLPVVQNFIKDRLIVYLEKKIKTPVSLERVYIGFPNSLVMENLYLKGQDVDTLLAVKKLDVGLHMLKLINSTADITSVNMEGARANVVRKPDGKFNFDYIIDAFATSDKEESPSKPFIISLDKINLKDIGVTFNDQQSRNDIKLYFKSFDTRVKKFDLNKNTYAVNDINLDGLKLKLKQDIVEEVSKKVEKKVDSLNQKKPMSIGLRGIKLTNFNIDYGDENTKTFAKVLFKELSTRVNKLDLENNAYNVDNLFLSGADINANLYLPARNANPAKEPEVSKASEQDKAMKLLLGKLVLNDVQATYNNTAIAPTRQGIDFNHLNFSKMNVEVRSFKMENNTFAGTVNSAEIQEGRGLDIQKFNTDFVYAEKEAYLKDLYLQTPKTLLRNEVILNYNSIDQLSSNPGAVKISANIKDSKISFSDILNLVPTLRNTVPFNKYPNAILNVNANVKGSVNDLLIQDLKVSGLDQLRVLASGKVKNAMNPDQLYYDLRIGEFSSEAKTIFNLVPKNTIPSNISLPTHFSIKGDAKGTTKVINTDLNLYSTLGNAAVIAKVDMRRKNHELYDVKANLQGVQVGKIIQNKDIGPVTAQIAAKGESFDFKNAHADLKGHVASAVYKGYRYQNMNLTGTIKKGAYHVILDSKDPNASLQLTASGVYNEKNPTVKINGEVIKLDVNKLGFYEKPMIIAGKIDGDFTSLDPNNLNGYLNLKNFAFSDTKEVYPVQEVNLKALSTIDSTQIILNSQVADLELKGKYKLTQIFGALTQTVNQYYQFQKPSKSQKIDPGQHFAFTAKIKNDDIIRKFVPDLKSFETINLTGNYDADSQKIEIDGQIPQLLYGENTIETGVLKVTNENQALQYNLNVAALKSSSFSLNKISIDGDVADNTINYNITTKDEKNTTRFLVAGKAKSLNDITEVSLNPNGLKLNYTDWNVAENNKIQISSKGILADNFILTNGGSEISLQSETNSPNSPLNVSLKDFKIETITELIKKDTVLARGTINGTAQLRNMMKDMTFTSDLNISDLIVYGSPVGNLAVKVNNSSPKILNADIALSGNNNDVKILGDYNTSSGTFDLNMAINQLQMKSIQGFSMNAITNTEGYLSGNLKITGSTEKPNILGNIKFNDAGLEIAKTGSDFRKLNDGIDFTSRGIEFNKFKINDKDGNALVVDGQVLTQTYRDFAFNLNVNAKDFKVVNSEKSNDAMMYGILAIDAGLRVRGNLDLPKVDGRLSVADNTDFTFVLPQSTPSLQERDGIVEFIDQDQVVLNKTIKTDSLNTQSRIKGMDVNVNIEVSKEAKLSLIIDKANGDFVQLQGEAELTGGIDPSGKTTLVGVYEVDKGSYDLTVSFLKRKFDIQKGSTITWTGEPTMAMMDITAVYKTEAPPIDLVEQQISGQSASEMNQYKQRIPFNTLLKMKGELLKPQLSFDITTEEKNNSISTNVKDVIDQKLAQLRTQESEMNKQVFALLLLNRFIGENPFESGAGMSAETMARQSVSKILSQQLNNLAAGLIKGVDLNFGLDSSEDYSTGQRNTRTDLNVDISKKLLNDRLKVTVGSNFGLEGQARQNENMTNIAGNVSVDYSLSKDGRYMLRAYRKDEYQVALQGQIIETGLGFIITLDYDKFREIFQKTREKKPKKNPNNQVVEFK, from the coding sequence TTGAAACTAAGAATCAACAAAAGAAAACTTTTAAGGCGTATTGTAATAACCTTTATTTCAATATTGGTTCTTCTTACCCTGTTGATACTGAGCTTAAGACTTCCTGTGGTTCAGAACTTCATCAAAGACCGACTCATTGTTTACCTTGAAAAAAAGATAAAAACTCCGGTAAGCCTTGAAAGAGTTTACATCGGATTTCCCAACAGTCTTGTAATGGAAAACCTGTATCTCAAAGGTCAGGATGTAGATACTCTTTTAGCGGTCAAAAAGCTGGACGTAGGCTTACATATGCTGAAGCTTATCAACTCTACAGCAGATATTACCTCCGTCAATATGGAGGGTGCCAGGGCCAACGTGGTAAGGAAGCCGGATGGTAAATTCAATTTTGATTATATCATCGATGCCTTTGCTACCAGTGATAAAGAGGAAAGTCCTTCCAAGCCTTTTATTATTTCTCTTGATAAAATTAATTTAAAAGATATCGGAGTTACTTTCAACGACCAGCAATCGCGGAATGATATTAAACTCTATTTTAAGTCTTTTGATACCAGGGTCAAAAAATTTGATCTCAATAAAAACACGTACGCTGTTAATGATATTAACCTGGACGGGTTAAAGTTAAAACTGAAGCAGGATATTGTAGAAGAAGTTTCCAAAAAAGTTGAAAAGAAAGTTGATTCTCTCAACCAAAAAAAACCTATGAGTATTGGACTGAGAGGAATCAAATTAACCAATTTCAACATTGACTATGGTGATGAAAATACCAAAACATTTGCCAAGGTTTTATTCAAAGAATTAAGCACCAGGGTTAACAAGCTGGACCTTGAAAACAACGCTTACAATGTAGATAACCTATTTCTTTCCGGAGCTGATATCAATGCCAATCTTTATCTTCCTGCCCGGAATGCCAATCCTGCCAAAGAACCTGAAGTTTCAAAAGCCTCAGAACAGGACAAGGCTATGAAGCTGCTTTTAGGTAAGCTGGTTCTTAATGATGTACAAGCCACTTATAACAATACTGCGATTGCTCCCACCAGACAGGGGATAGACTTCAACCACCTGAATTTTTCAAAAATGAATGTGGAAGTAAGAAGTTTCAAAATGGAAAACAACACTTTTGCAGGCACGGTTAATTCTGCAGAAATACAAGAAGGAAGAGGACTGGATATCCAAAAGTTCAATACAGATTTTGTATATGCAGAAAAGGAGGCTTACCTCAAAGATCTTTATCTTCAGACACCGAAAACTTTACTGCGTAATGAAGTTATTTTAAATTACAACTCCATAGATCAGCTGAGCTCCAATCCCGGAGCGGTAAAGATTTCAGCCAATATTAAAGATTCCAAAATCAGTTTTTCTGATATTCTCAATCTGGTACCTACTTTAAGGAATACGGTTCCGTTCAACAAATATCCGAATGCAATTCTTAATGTCAACGCCAATGTAAAAGGCAGTGTGAATGATCTGCTCATTCAGGATCTTAAAGTATCAGGTCTGGATCAGCTCAGAGTGCTCGCTTCAGGGAAGGTTAAAAATGCCATGAATCCTGATCAGCTGTACTATGATCTGAGAATCGGGGAGTTTTCTTCTGAGGCTAAGACCATTTTTAACCTTGTTCCTAAAAATACAATCCCTTCCAATATCTCTCTGCCGACCCATTTCAGCATTAAAGGAGATGCGAAAGGAACTACTAAGGTTATCAACACTGATCTTAACCTCTATTCTACTTTGGGCAATGCAGCCGTGATAGCCAAAGTAGATATGCGCAGAAAAAATCATGAGTTGTATGATGTAAAAGCTAATCTTCAGGGTGTCCAGGTAGGAAAGATTATTCAGAATAAGGACATCGGCCCGGTTACAGCACAGATTGCTGCAAAAGGGGAGAGTTTTGATTTTAAAAATGCCCATGCAGATCTGAAAGGACATGTAGCTTCCGCCGTATACAAAGGTTACCGGTATCAGAATATGAATCTGACCGGTACTATAAAAAAAGGAGCTTATCATGTTATATTGGATTCAAAAGATCCTAATGCCAGTTTACAGCTCACGGCTTCGGGGGTGTATAATGAAAAGAACCCTACTGTAAAAATAAATGGAGAGGTCATTAAACTGGATGTCAACAAACTTGGTTTCTATGAAAAGCCGATGATCATTGCCGGCAAGATTGACGGTGATTTTACGAGTCTTGATCCGAATAACTTGAACGGATATTTAAATCTGAAGAATTTTGCATTTTCTGATACCAAAGAGGTTTATCCGGTACAGGAAGTTAACCTTAAAGCTTTATCCACCATAGATTCTACACAGATTATTTTGAATTCTCAGGTCGCTGATCTTGAATTGAAAGGAAAATATAAACTTACCCAGATTTTTGGAGCTTTGACACAGACGGTCAACCAGTATTACCAGTTCCAGAAGCCGAGTAAAAGCCAGAAAATTGATCCGGGACAGCATTTTGCCTTTACCGCAAAAATCAAGAATGATGATATCATCAGAAAATTTGTTCCTGACCTGAAAAGCTTTGAAACCATTAATTTAACCGGAAATTATGACGCCGATTCCCAGAAAATTGAAATTGACGGACAGATTCCACAATTATTGTATGGTGAAAATACCATAGAAACGGGAGTATTAAAAGTAACCAATGAAAATCAGGCACTACAATACAATCTGAATGTAGCTGCTTTAAAAAGCTCAAGCTTTTCCTTAAATAAAATCAGTATCGATGGAGATGTTGCCGACAACACGATTAATTACAACATCACCACGAAAGATGAAAAGAATACAACCCGGTTCCTTGTTGCCGGAAAAGCAAAATCATTGAATGACATTACGGAGGTATCCCTGAATCCTAATGGATTAAAGCTGAACTACACCGATTGGAATGTTGCTGAAAACAATAAAATCCAGATCAGCAGTAAAGGAATTCTCGCGGATAACTTCATCCTGACCAACGGAGGCAGTGAGATTTCTCTCCAGTCGGAAACCAACAGTCCTAATAGCCCTTTAAATGTTTCGTTGAAAGATTTCAAAATTGAAACCATTACTGAACTCATTAAGAAAGATACGGTGCTTGCAAGAGGAACTATCAATGGGACAGCACAGCTGCGGAATATGATGAAGGATATGACCTTCACTTCTGACCTGAATATTTCAGATCTGATTGTCTATGGCAGTCCTGTTGGAAATCTTGCTGTAAAAGTGAATAATTCATCACCTAAAATTTTAAATGCAGATATTGCCCTTTCCGGAAATAATAATGATGTAAAAATCCTTGGGGATTACAATACTTCTTCCGGTACATTCGATCTGAATATGGCAATTAACCAGCTTCAGATGAAAAGTATACAAGGGTTTTCAATGAATGCCATCACCAATACCGAAGGTTATCTCTCCGGAAACTTAAAAATTACAGGAAGTACTGAAAAACCTAATATTCTGGGCAACATTAAATTCAATGATGCCGGGCTGGAAATTGCGAAAACAGGAAGTGATTTCAGAAAGCTGAATGACGGGATTGATTTCACAAGCCGCGGCATTGAATTCAATAAGTTTAAGATTAACGATAAAGACGGAAATGCTCTTGTTGTAGACGGACAGGTCCTTACTCAAACCTATCGTGACTTTGCATTTAATCTGAATGTCAATGCGAAGGATTTCAAGGTGGTGAATTCCGAAAAATCAAATGATGCTATGATGTATGGTATTCTTGCTATTGATGCAGGACTTCGTGTCCGGGGTAATCTGGATTTGCCAAAGGTAGACGGAAGGCTGAGTGTTGCTGATAACACGGATTTCACTTTTGTTCTTCCTCAGTCTACTCCTTCGTTACAGGAAAGAGACGGCATTGTAGAGTTTATCGATCAGGACCAGGTTGTTTTAAACAAAACCATCAAAACGGATTCCCTTAATACACAGAGCCGCATCAAAGGCATGGATGTAAATGTGAATATTGAGGTAAGTAAAGAAGCTAAGCTTTCCCTGATCATAGATAAAGCGAATGGAGATTTTGTGCAACTGCAGGGGGAGGCAGAGCTTACGGGAGGAATTGATCCCTCCGGAAAGACCACTTTAGTAGGCGTGTATGAAGTTGATAAAGGAAGCTATGACCTTACGGTAAGCTTTCTGAAACGGAAATTTGATATCCAGAAAGGAAGCACGATTACCTGGACAGGAGAACCTACCATGGCAATGATGGATATCACCGCCGTGTACAAAACCGAAGCACCTCCTATTGATCTTGTGGAACAGCAGATCAGTGGACAAAGCGCCTCAGAAATGAATCAGTACAAACAGAGAATACCTTTCAATACTTTATTAAAAATGAAAGGTGAGCTGTTAAAACCTCAGCTTAGTTTTGACATTACCACAGAAGAGAAGAACAATTCGATATCAACCAATGTAAAGGATGTGATCGATCAGAAGCTTGCCCAGCTCAGAACCCAGGAGTCTGAAATGAATAAGCAGGTATTTGCTTTGTTGCTCCTGAATCGTTTCATCGGGGAAAATCCATTTGAAAGTGGTGCAGGGATGTCTGCAGAAACCATGGCCAGACAGAGTGTAAGTAAGATATTATCTCAACAGCTGAATAATCTTGCTGCAGGACTGATCAAAGGAGTAGATCTTAATTTTGGACTTGATTCTTCAGAGGACTATTCTACCGGACAGAGAAATACAAGAACCGACCTGAATGTAGATATCAGCAAAAAATTACTGAATGACCGGCTGAAAGTAACTGTAGGGAGTAATTTCGGACTGGAAGGACAAGCCCGTCAGAATGAAAACATGACGAATATCGCAGGAAATGTTTCTGTAGATTACAGTCTTTCTAAAGATGGAAGATATATGCTGCGAGCTTACCGTAAAGATGAATACCAGGTAGCTTTGCAGGGACAGATTATAGAAACCGGCCTTGGATTTATCATTACCCTGGATTACGACAAATTCCGGGAGATTTTCCAAAAAACCAGAGAGAAGAAACCTAAAAAGAATCCAAACAATCAAGTGGTAGAATTTAAATAA
- the tamL gene encoding translocation and assembly module lipoprotein TamL: MSKKFHTYCKYLLASGLVSAVISCSNTRFLKEGQMLYTGAEVKIENDTISKNEKKELQSALEANLTPKPNSTFLGLRPKLYFYNIAKEPKKDKGFNYWLKYKIGEKPVLLGDVDREFNKDIIVNYSENKGYFNARATYDTVSKNKKAQVIYTVKPGARYLIDGVKFQKDSTLVNQEIQSLAHKTLLKNGKPFDLDVIKAERERIDNGLKERGFYYFHPDNIIVQADSTVSKNHKVELNVKLKDNTPDLATQQFSIDKVVVFPNYNIQDVKDGKYSIPMDKDSLSKYAFDDIYVIDPQHKFKPKIFDRALYFKKGDLYNRSNHNLTLNRLISLGVFKFVKNEFITSDSLNHKFDAYYLLTPRQIQSLRLEALGRTNSANYGGGELNLNWTHRNFFRGAEQFKAAIYGAFDFQMGGPKDANNIFRAGANVQLSIPRIVAPFRFNSSSAFVPRTNITLGYEFQNRTQYYTLNNFTGSFGYVWKENIRKEHELKVIDITLVSPANVTDTYKKLYINNDAMRRVVTEQLIFGPTYSYTYTNTMLPRKNTFYYKGTLDLAGNITGLVTGANAKKGKEKEIFGIPFSQYAKIENDLRFYHKFTEKTSFATRLIAGIAYPYGNSEYVPFSKQFFSGGSNSIRAFRARTLGPGSFDPRTLPEGGFFDQSGDIKLELNAEYRANLYKFLNVAAFVDAGNIWLINKDKERPGAQFSKDFLSEVAVGAGVGLRLDFSILILRLDLAMPLRVPYYEKGDRWTFDKINFGDPGWRKDNLILNIAIGYPF, translated from the coding sequence ATGAGTAAAAAATTCCATACATATTGTAAATATCTGTTGGCTTCCGGATTGGTATCAGCAGTAATCTCCTGTAGCAATACAAGATTTTTGAAAGAAGGTCAAATGCTTTATACCGGAGCCGAGGTAAAGATTGAAAATGACACGATTTCGAAAAACGAGAAGAAAGAGCTTCAGTCTGCATTGGAAGCCAATCTTACTCCAAAACCTAATTCTACATTTTTGGGATTGCGTCCAAAGCTGTATTTCTACAATATAGCCAAAGAACCCAAAAAAGATAAAGGTTTTAATTACTGGCTTAAATACAAAATCGGGGAAAAGCCTGTTTTATTAGGTGATGTAGACCGGGAATTCAATAAAGATATCATTGTGAATTATTCTGAAAATAAAGGATATTTCAACGCAAGAGCAACTTATGATACGGTTTCAAAAAATAAAAAAGCTCAGGTCATTTATACGGTAAAGCCAGGCGCCAGATATCTTATCGACGGAGTAAAATTCCAGAAGGATTCTACTCTTGTGAACCAGGAAATTCAGAGCTTAGCCCATAAAACACTTCTTAAAAACGGAAAACCATTTGACCTGGATGTGATCAAAGCAGAAAGGGAAAGAATTGATAATGGCTTAAAGGAAAGAGGTTTTTATTATTTCCATCCGGATAATATCATTGTGCAGGCAGACAGTACTGTAAGCAAAAATCATAAGGTAGAGCTTAATGTAAAGCTTAAAGATAACACTCCTGATCTGGCAACCCAGCAATTCAGTATTGACAAAGTTGTTGTATTTCCCAATTATAATATTCAGGATGTAAAGGACGGGAAATACAGTATCCCGATGGATAAGGATTCGCTTTCAAAATATGCTTTTGATGATATTTATGTCATAGATCCACAACATAAATTTAAACCGAAAATCTTTGACAGAGCATTGTATTTTAAAAAAGGAGATCTTTATAACCGCTCCAATCATAATCTTACCTTAAACCGATTAATCAGCCTTGGCGTTTTCAAGTTTGTAAAAAATGAATTTATCACATCAGATTCTTTAAACCACAAATTTGATGCTTATTATTTACTGACTCCAAGACAAATTCAGTCATTACGGCTTGAAGCTTTGGGGAGAACAAACTCTGCCAATTATGGTGGTGGTGAGCTCAATCTGAACTGGACTCATAGAAACTTCTTCAGGGGAGCCGAGCAATTCAAGGCCGCAATTTACGGAGCTTTTGATTTCCAGATGGGCGGGCCCAAGGATGCTAATAATATTTTCCGTGCCGGTGCCAATGTACAGCTTTCTATTCCCAGAATTGTGGCTCCATTCCGCTTTAACTCCTCCAGTGCCTTTGTTCCGAGGACGAATATTACATTAGGATATGAATTCCAGAACCGTACTCAATATTACACACTTAACAACTTTACAGGTTCATTTGGCTATGTCTGGAAAGAGAATATAAGAAAAGAGCATGAGCTGAAGGTAATTGATATTACATTAGTTTCTCCCGCTAATGTTACTGACACCTATAAAAAATTATATATAAATAATGATGCTATGAGAAGGGTCGTTACCGAACAGCTTATTTTCGGGCCTACTTATTCTTATACTTACACCAATACCATGCTGCCGAGAAAGAATACCTTTTACTACAAAGGGACTCTGGATCTGGCTGGAAATATTACGGGGCTTGTTACGGGAGCCAATGCAAAAAAAGGGAAAGAAAAAGAAATCTTCGGGATACCTTTCAGCCAATATGCGAAGATTGAAAACGACCTCAGGTTCTACCACAAGTTTACAGAGAAAACATCTTTTGCTACAAGACTGATTGCCGGCATTGCTTATCCCTATGGAAATTCAGAGTATGTCCCTTTCTCAAAACAGTTTTTTTCCGGAGGTAGCAACAGTATCAGAGCTTTTCGTGCAAGGACATTAGGCCCTGGAAGCTTTGATCCTAGAACTTTACCGGAAGGAGGTTTTTTTGATCAATCCGGGGATATCAAGCTGGAGTTAAATGCTGAGTATAGGGCTAACCTGTATAAATTTTTAAACGTTGCCGCTTTTGTTGATGCCGGAAATATATGGCTCATTAATAAAGATAAAGAAAGGCCGGGAGCTCAATTTTCAAAAGATTTTTTAAGCGAAGTTGCCGTAGGGGCCGGAGTTGGTCTGAGACTTGATTTTTCTATCCTGATTTTGAGGTTAGACTTGGCCATGCCATTGAGGGTTCCTTATTATGAAAAAGGAGACCGGTGGACCTTTGATAAGATTAATTTCGGGGATCCAGGCTGGCGAAAAGACAACCTCATTCTTAATATTGCTATCGGATATCCGTTTTAA
- a CDS encoding YihY/virulence factor BrkB family protein — protein MINNAKFFWEVLKDTFTEWNNSSASKDSASLAYYAIFSIPGLLIIIIWVLGNFFGEEAIRGQISTQISGIMGPDVAKSIEGMLAGALIDKKNIFMKAVGVGALVFGSTTLFFQLQHSLNALWDVEAAPKKAFVKFLLDRANSLGMILILGFLLMITMILSSLISLFNTIITQYFGFETYMLVEVVNFSIGFGLVMLLFALMFKVLPDIQITWKSVWRGAFLTTVLFTLGKFLLSLYFNQVKPTSAFGAAGTVILIMMWINYSCMLIFFGAKFTKVYTYKKGYPVILSKHARWSASKLYADSLKQMHGDQNNDDSNK, from the coding sequence ATGATAAATAATGCTAAATTTTTCTGGGAAGTTCTGAAAGATACATTTACGGAATGGAATAATTCTTCTGCATCAAAAGATTCGGCAAGTTTAGCATATTATGCCATTTTTTCAATCCCCGGATTATTGATTATCATTATCTGGGTACTGGGAAACTTTTTCGGAGAAGAAGCCATCCGCGGGCAGATCAGTACACAGATCAGCGGTATCATGGGGCCTGATGTGGCAAAAAGTATTGAAGGCATGCTTGCCGGAGCACTCATTGACAAAAAAAATATCTTTATGAAAGCTGTAGGTGTGGGCGCATTGGTCTTCGGTTCCACTACCCTTTTCTTTCAGCTTCAGCATTCGTTGAATGCACTATGGGATGTAGAAGCTGCTCCCAAAAAAGCTTTTGTCAAATTTTTATTAGACAGAGCCAATTCCCTTGGAATGATCCTGATTCTTGGATTCCTGCTGATGATTACCATGATCTTATCTTCATTAATCAGTCTTTTTAATACAATCATCACCCAGTATTTTGGATTTGAAACCTATATGCTTGTTGAGGTCGTCAATTTCTCAATCGGATTCGGGCTTGTCATGCTCTTATTTGCCCTGATGTTTAAAGTACTTCCTGATATACAGATTACCTGGAAGTCCGTTTGGCGGGGTGCTTTTTTAACTACAGTGTTATTTACATTGGGAAAATTTTTATTAAGTCTTTATTTCAACCAGGTAAAACCTACTTCAGCGTTCGGGGCTGCCGGAACGGTGATTCTGATTATGATGTGGATTAATTATTCCTGTATGTTGATCTTTTTCGGAGCCAAGTTTACCAAAGTCTATACCTACAAGAAAGGTTACCCGGTTATTCTTTCCAAGCATGCAAGATGGAGTGCTTCCAAGCTGTATGCCGACAGCCTGAAACAGATGCATGGAGATCAGAACAATGATGATTCAAATAAGTGA
- the argS gene encoding arginine--tRNA ligase, translating to MNIKYIIEEKLSEIILNVYQLKGITLEVQENKTEFEGDFTIVTFPLVKQLKKNPESIGVELGEALTEQTDLFESFNVVKGFLNVKVKNQLFVDNFRSVSKDFSIIEKKNATVMVEYSSPNTNKPLHLGHIRNNLLGFSVAQILKEAGYDVIRTQIINDRGIHICKSMLAWEKFGNGATPETTNIKGDKFVGNYYVEFDKNYKKEIAALVEQGVEEEQAKKEAPVMKEAQKMLLDWENGDETVRNLWSEMNSWVYKGFNETYKRLGVEFDQVQYESNTYLLGKDLIQEGLNKGVLYQKEDGSVWCDLTDEGLDQKLLLRSDGTSVYMTQDLGTAVERFKQNNIQKLIYTVGNEQDYHFQVLFKILKKLGYEWADQLYHLSYGMVELPEGKMKSREGTVVDADDLMQEMYETAKSKAQELGKLESLSEEDKEASYETVGLGALKYFMLKVDPKKKMLFNPAESIDFNGNTGPFIQYTYARIQSLLSKAGYKEQETASIILNQSEKELIMQLANFKTVVARSAETLSPALVANYVYDLVKAYNSFYQNNPILNQDDENIKQFRLNISDLTGKTIKKSLELLGIGTVNRM from the coding sequence AAGAAAAATCCTGAAAGCATTGGCGTTGAACTGGGGGAAGCTTTAACAGAGCAGACTGATTTGTTCGAAAGTTTCAATGTAGTGAAAGGATTTCTTAATGTTAAAGTTAAAAATCAGTTGTTTGTAGATAATTTCAGATCTGTAAGCAAGGATTTTTCAATCATAGAAAAGAAGAATGCTACGGTAATGGTAGAGTACTCTTCACCGAATACCAATAAACCTCTACACTTAGGACATATCAGAAATAATTTATTAGGATTTTCTGTAGCTCAGATTTTAAAAGAGGCCGGATATGATGTGATCAGAACGCAGATTATCAACGACAGGGGAATCCATATCTGTAAATCTATGTTGGCGTGGGAGAAATTCGGAAACGGAGCAACTCCCGAAACAACGAATATAAAAGGAGATAAATTTGTAGGAAATTACTATGTGGAATTTGATAAAAACTACAAAAAAGAAATTGCAGCTCTTGTAGAGCAAGGAGTGGAAGAAGAGCAGGCAAAAAAAGAAGCCCCGGTGATGAAGGAAGCTCAAAAAATGCTTCTAGACTGGGAAAACGGAGATGAAACGGTAAGAAATCTTTGGTCAGAAATGAATTCCTGGGTTTATAAAGGATTTAATGAAACGTATAAAAGATTAGGAGTAGAGTTTGACCAGGTTCAATACGAAAGTAATACATACTTGTTAGGAAAAGATCTTATTCAGGAAGGATTGAATAAAGGTGTTTTGTACCAGAAAGAAGATGGTTCTGTTTGGTGCGATCTGACTGATGAAGGGCTGGATCAGAAATTATTATTACGTTCAGACGGTACTTCAGTTTACATGACTCAGGACCTGGGAACAGCTGTAGAACGTTTTAAACAAAATAATATTCAGAAGCTGATTTATACTGTAGGAAACGAGCAGGATTATCACTTCCAGGTTTTATTTAAAATTTTAAAGAAACTAGGGTATGAGTGGGCAGATCAATTGTATCACCTTTCTTACGGAATGGTAGAGCTTCCTGAAGGTAAAATGAAATCCCGTGAAGGAACTGTAGTGGATGCGGATGACCTGATGCAGGAAATGTATGAAACGGCAAAATCTAAAGCACAGGAACTTGGAAAACTGGAAAGCCTTTCAGAAGAAGATAAAGAAGCATCTTATGAAACTGTAGGATTGGGAGCGTTGAAATATTTCATGCTGAAAGTAGATCCTAAGAAAAAAATGCTTTTCAACCCGGCTGAGAGTATTGACTTTAATGGAAATACAGGACCTTTCATCCAATATACATATGCGCGTATTCAGTCTTTGCTATCTAAAGCAGGATATAAGGAACAGGAAACTGCTTCAATAATTTTAAATCAGTCTGAAAAAGAACTGATCATGCAGCTGGCCAACTTCAAAACGGTAGTAGCCAGGTCAGCGGAAACATTAAGCCCCGCTTTAGTAGCGAATTATGTATATGATCTTGTAAAAGCGTACAATTCTTTCTACCAGAATAATCCAATTCTTAATCAGGATGATGAAAATATAAAACAATTCCGGCTGAATATATCAGATCTCACAGGGAAAACGATTAAAAAATCGTTGGAATTACTGGGAATCGGAACTGTAAACAGAATGTAA